From one Herpetosiphon gulosus genomic stretch:
- a CDS encoding M14 family metallopeptidase, with protein MLTMVAGLLGIPATTLVAQTPTIAPTPNPSAVPVVDLTFGTSLQGRAITGTRFGNGPRKLFIVSNTHGGPEANTYQLALALLEYFRQNPQQVPADVSLYIIPTVNPDGLAIGTRFNSRSVDLNRNMDTNFDACPENDWNQTVEGAYGIVSDTGGAFVESELESQLVRDLVLDASAVVWVHSDGGDVFPAFCEHGPSIALAQAYAEASGYRYDRYWRNYMITGGMHDWAGALGIASITPELSTGELPDFDENLRAVQAVMARSEELLPLVTTTVESTTNITMPTLLWRYWRAHGGPDFFGLPISPVVEYQGWPTVFFAEQHLSLVPDGAERMQPAMRGEGGLALWQAYLLDQRSTSYQVR; from the coding sequence ATGCTAACGATGGTCGCTGGATTGCTTGGCATTCCGGCGACCACCCTTGTTGCTCAAACCCCAACCATTGCGCCAACGCCTAACCCTAGCGCTGTGCCAGTTGTCGATTTGACCTTTGGAACTTCGTTGCAAGGGCGGGCGATTACGGGTACACGCTTTGGCAATGGCCCGCGCAAATTATTCATTGTATCGAATACCCACGGCGGCCCCGAAGCCAATACCTATCAATTGGCGCTGGCTTTGCTTGAGTATTTTCGCCAAAACCCTCAACAAGTGCCTGCTGATGTGAGCCTCTACATTATTCCGACGGTCAATCCCGATGGCTTGGCGATTGGCACCCGCTTCAATAGCCGCAGCGTTGATCTCAACCGCAATATGGATACCAATTTCGATGCCTGCCCCGAAAATGACTGGAATCAAACCGTCGAGGGAGCTTATGGCATTGTCTCGGATACGGGTGGGGCATTCGTTGAATCGGAATTGGAAAGCCAATTAGTGCGCGATTTGGTGCTCGATGCTTCGGCGGTGGTTTGGGTGCATAGCGATGGTGGCGATGTGTTTCCGGCTTTTTGTGAACATGGGCCATCAATCGCCTTAGCCCAAGCTTATGCTGAAGCTAGCGGCTATCGCTACGATCGTTATTGGCGCAACTATATGATTACTGGCGGCATGCACGATTGGGCAGGAGCACTCGGCATTGCTTCGATCACGCCAGAATTATCGACGGGCGAATTGCCTGATTTCGACGAGAATTTGCGGGCAGTGCAAGCAGTCATGGCACGTTCCGAGGAGTTGTTGCCGTTGGTAACGACGACCGTGGAATCAACCACCAACATCACCATGCCAACCTTATTGTGGCGCTATTGGCGTGCCCACGGTGGCCCTGATTTTTTTGGCTTGCCAATTTCGCCTGTGGTTGAGTATCAAGGTTGGCCAACCGTCTTTTTTGCTGAGCAACATTTAAGTTTAGTTCCCGATGGAGCTGAGCGCATGCAGCCTGCCATGCGTGGCGAGGGTGGTTTGGCGCTTTGGCAAGCCTATTTGCTTGATCAGCGTTCAACCAGCTATCAAGTGCGCTAA
- the rpmE gene encoding 50S ribosomal protein L31, producing the protein MMKKNIHPKYYPNAKIVVNGEEVLITGSTKPELRLDVWSGNHPFYTGEQRILDTAGQVDRFMKRLQTSQEKQSDAQRRREARAQQAPKKRSLYDEVYGEESASTEE; encoded by the coding sequence ATCATGAAGAAGAACATTCACCCAAAATATTATCCAAATGCCAAAATTGTGGTGAACGGCGAAGAAGTCTTGATTACTGGCTCAACCAAGCCTGAATTGCGCTTGGACGTTTGGTCAGGCAACCACCCCTTCTACACCGGCGAACAACGCATTCTGGATACCGCTGGCCAAGTTGATCGCTTTATGAAGCGCTTACAAACAAGCCAAGAAAAGCAATCAGATGCCCAACGCCGCCGCGAAGCTCGCGCTCAACAAGCCCCCAAAAAGCGCAGCCTCTACGATGAAGTCTACGGCGAAGAATCAGCTTCAACCGAAGAATAA
- a CDS encoding phosphatase PAP2 family protein yields MQQQPTSSRPSADFALALCSFVGYFAASHVPDQPAYVVPATVLDRAIPLIPTSVWPYLSLYPFLGLNAVYFWPKPKQARRVFQAITLLNSLGSIVFCSVRTTVPRPQSTTSRLLAWLWQVDPPYNAFPSLHTAYAVVLAAAHWRVHSPWRWLVSAWALAIIISTLTTKQHHFWDVIGGIGLARLVAGKLFADLSPAHQL; encoded by the coding sequence TTGCAGCAACAACCAACTTCATCGCGGCCAAGCGCCGATTTTGCGCTAGCATTGTGCTCATTTGTTGGTTACTTTGCTGCAAGCCATGTCCCCGATCAGCCAGCCTATGTTGTGCCCGCCACCGTGCTTGATCGGGCGATTCCACTCATTCCTACCAGTGTGTGGCCTTATCTTTCGTTGTACCCCTTTTTGGGCTTGAATGCAGTCTATTTTTGGCCAAAACCCAAGCAAGCCCGTCGCGTGTTTCAGGCAATCACTCTACTCAATAGCCTTGGTTCGATCGTGTTTTGTAGTGTGCGAACGACTGTTCCGCGCCCTCAATCAACCACGAGTCGGCTGCTCGCTTGGCTTTGGCAGGTTGACCCTCCCTATAATGCTTTTCCAAGTTTGCATACCGCCTATGCAGTGGTTTTGGCCGCAGCCCATTGGCGGGTGCACTCACCGTGGCGCTGGCTAGTCAGTGCTTGGGCGCTGGCGATCATCATTAGTACCCTCACCACCAAACAACACCATTTCTGGGATGTGATTGGTGGCATTGGGCTTGCTCGGTTGGTTGCTGGCAAACTCTTCGCTGATTTATCACCCGCACATCAGCTTTAA
- a CDS encoding thymidine kinase: MQRGGIEVVCGSMFSGKTEELIRRVKRAQIARQKIQVFKPAIDTRYSDEEVASHNGVRVLATPVQTAADIAAAIALETTVVAIDEVQFFDPAVIDLCDLLAHRGVRVIVAGLDQDFRGEPFGPLPILLAKAEEVTKLQAICVICGQAASRTQRLINGMPASYDDPIILVGAQEAYEARCRRCHEVPRTYRNGNHAKETAVNS; encoded by the coding sequence ATGCAACGTGGTGGGATTGAAGTTGTTTGCGGCAGTATGTTTAGCGGCAAGACCGAGGAGTTGATTCGTCGTGTGAAGCGTGCCCAAATTGCTCGGCAAAAAATCCAGGTGTTTAAGCCAGCGATCGATACCCGCTATTCTGATGAAGAAGTAGCTTCACATAATGGTGTGCGGGTCTTGGCAACGCCAGTGCAAACTGCTGCCGATATTGCCGCAGCGATCGCGCTTGAAACAACTGTCGTGGCGATTGATGAGGTGCAGTTTTTCGATCCAGCTGTGATCGATTTATGCGATTTGTTGGCGCATCGCGGCGTGCGGGTGATTGTCGCTGGCCTCGATCAAGATTTTCGTGGTGAGCCATTTGGCCCATTGCCGATCTTGCTCGCCAAAGCCGAAGAAGTGACCAAACTGCAAGCGATTTGTGTGATTTGCGGTCAGGCTGCCTCGCGCACCCAACGCTTGATCAATGGCATGCCAGCCTCATACGACGACCCAATTATTTTGGTTGGGGCGCAAGAAGCCTATGAAGCCCGTTGCCGCCGTTGCCATGAAGTGCCACGCACCTATCGTAATGGCAATCATGCCAAAGAAACCGCGGTCAATAGCTAA
- a CDS encoding peptidoglycan binding domain-containing protein: protein MADEFYQKYGPIERRRQNGDVQQFDATAPLADDLPVRSAAPPKRQRSRLRTFLWGAGITLGLVGLLFGIGLWYLNRTFEGRIYPNVAIQGIDMSQKTPEEAKALLTEQYADLLKRPVGLSFNGQTWEPSADQAGISLSIEQSVDEAYSLGRGGNIINTLQAVSGIWQNGYDIPLAVTVDQAQLSEYLTAATNDLITAPVNANLIVAGSTATMTPAREGRLILIDETAQDILTQLQTLSPAQVVLRTEMVMPTVLDDGVFEAKQTIDAVLQSPLTLIAGDLQWELSTDDLRALIRLDTHTDANGKTKMVASLNDQMIRQRVATFADEIGRGSVNPRVAWDGGALTIVREGRTGLRLDEEASARRIIEQATIGETRTIELVIREVQPDVTAENIQSLGIVEAVGVGKSSYKGSASYRVTNIKAGSRLLDGILIKPGEEFSFNNAVGSIDEANGFVKGYAIVGNRTQEEWGGGICQDSTTLFRAAFHAGLPITERHTHSFRISWYEVYEPYGMDAAIFTGALDFRFVNDTGNWLLLNTYVDDSTATVTYALYGTAPQREVILDGPYVTKEYPKPTEPTYVADPKEPVGVFHQTDTARDGMDIIVYRIIRQNGQVILREPFNTHFKPWPDIYVHNPATPLPPKGCKPTDPCANPATPTPEPQPPQQPEPTPEPQPEPTPGGEIVVPTPNP, encoded by the coding sequence ATGGCAGATGAATTTTATCAGAAATATGGCCCAATCGAGCGTCGTCGCCAAAATGGCGATGTGCAACAGTTTGATGCAACTGCTCCCTTGGCCGACGATCTCCCCGTTCGATCCGCTGCGCCGCCGAAGCGTCAACGCAGTCGCCTCCGCACATTTTTGTGGGGCGCTGGCATTACGCTAGGCTTGGTTGGCTTGTTGTTTGGTATCGGTTTGTGGTATCTCAATCGGACTTTTGAAGGCCGAATTTATCCAAATGTGGCGATTCAGGGCATCGATATGAGCCAGAAAACCCCTGAGGAAGCCAAGGCTTTGCTCACCGAACAATATGCCGATTTGCTCAAGCGTCCAGTTGGCCTAAGTTTCAATGGCCAAACTTGGGAGCCAAGCGCCGATCAAGCAGGCATCAGTCTTTCAATTGAGCAATCGGTTGATGAGGCCTATAGCCTTGGGCGTGGTGGCAACATCATCAATACCTTGCAGGCGGTTTCGGGCATTTGGCAAAATGGCTATGACATTCCGTTGGCAGTAACCGTTGATCAAGCGCAACTAAGCGAGTATCTGACGGCAGCAACCAACGATTTGATCACCGCGCCAGTCAATGCCAATTTGATCGTTGCTGGTAGTACTGCCACAATGACTCCAGCCCGCGAAGGCCGGCTGATTTTAATTGATGAAACTGCTCAAGATATTCTGACCCAATTGCAAACGCTCTCACCAGCACAGGTGGTTTTACGCACCGAAATGGTAATGCCAACCGTGCTTGATGATGGGGTGTTTGAAGCCAAACAAACCATCGATGCGGTGTTGCAATCGCCATTAACCTTGATTGCTGGCGATTTGCAATGGGAACTGAGCACCGATGATCTGCGAGCTTTGATTCGACTCGATACCCACACCGATGCTAATGGCAAAACTAAAATGGTGGCTTCGTTGAACGATCAAATGATTCGCCAACGGGTCGCAACTTTTGCCGATGAAATTGGGCGTGGCTCAGTCAACCCGCGCGTAGCCTGGGATGGTGGCGCACTGACGATTGTGCGCGAAGGCCGCACTGGTTTGCGCCTCGATGAAGAAGCCTCGGCTCGCCGCATTATCGAACAAGCCACGATTGGCGAAACTCGCACGATCGAGTTGGTTATTCGCGAAGTACAACCCGATGTCACCGCCGAGAATATTCAAAGCCTTGGGATTGTTGAAGCAGTTGGGGTTGGCAAAAGCTCTTACAAAGGCTCTGCTTCCTATCGCGTGACCAATATCAAAGCTGGCTCACGCTTGCTCGATGGGATTTTGATTAAGCCAGGTGAAGAATTCTCATTCAACAATGCGGTTGGTTCAATCGACGAAGCCAATGGCTTCGTCAAGGGCTATGCAATTGTTGGCAATCGCACCCAAGAAGAATGGGGCGGCGGGATTTGCCAAGATTCAACCACGCTGTTTCGTGCGGCCTTCCACGCTGGCTTGCCCATCACCGAACGCCATACCCACTCGTTCCGAATTTCGTGGTACGAAGTGTATGAACCCTATGGCATGGATGCTGCAATTTTCACCGGAGCCTTAGACTTCCGTTTTGTCAACGATACTGGCAACTGGTTGTTGCTCAACACCTATGTTGACGATTCGACTGCAACGGTGACTTATGCCTTGTATGGTACGGCTCCTCAGCGCGAAGTAATTCTCGATGGGCCTTATGTGACCAAAGAGTATCCCAAGCCAACCGAGCCAACCTACGTCGCTGATCCGAAAGAGCCAGTTGGGGTGTTCCATCAAACTGATACCGCCCGCGATGGCATGGATATCATCGTTTATCGCATTATCCGCCAAAATGGCCAAGTGATTTTGCGCGAGCCATTCAATACCCATTTCAAGCCATGGCCCGATATTTATGTGCATAATCCGGCGACTCCGTTGCCACCTAAGGGTTGTAAACCAACCGATCCATGTGCTAATCCGGCAACGCCAACGCCAGAACCACAGCCGCCGCAACAGCCGGAGCCAACACCTGAGCCACAACCAGAGCCAACGCCAGGTGGCGAGATTGTGGTACCAACACCAAATCCCTAA
- the ybeY gene encoding rRNA maturation RNase YbeY, with translation MLELTAHIEVVPTDLALDTSLLEQVVAQVLADEGQTGTWEIGIRITNDQELHELNRQYRGVDRPTDVLSFGEYEDDDDDFIVPDGVYDDDEFDDPEADEAAYLGDLAISYERVLAQAQEYAHSSRRELCYLVAHGTLHLLGYDHETDEEREDMRQREEKALSTLGITRETEPFV, from the coding sequence ATGTTAGAACTAACAGCCCATATTGAAGTTGTGCCCACCGATCTTGCGCTTGATACCAGTTTATTAGAGCAAGTCGTGGCCCAAGTGCTGGCCGATGAAGGCCAAACTGGCACATGGGAAATTGGCATCCGAATCACCAATGACCAAGAATTGCATGAACTCAATCGCCAATATCGCGGCGTTGATCGGCCAACCGATGTGCTTTCGTTTGGCGAATACGAAGATGATGACGATGATTTTATCGTGCCCGACGGCGTGTACGATGATGATGAATTCGATGATCCTGAGGCTGACGAAGCGGCCTATCTCGGCGATTTGGCAATTTCGTATGAACGGGTATTGGCTCAAGCCCAAGAATATGCCCATTCAAGCCGCCGCGAATTGTGCTATTTGGTCGCCCACGGCACATTGCATTTGCTCGGCTACGATCATGAAACCGACGAGGAACGCGAGGATATGCGCCAGCGCGAAGAAAAAGCCCTCAGCACACTTGGCATCACCCGCGAAACCGAGCCGTTTGTTTAG
- a CDS encoding diacylglycerol kinase family protein yields the protein MLQALWKFICGFGYAFRGIWILIRSQRNAQIHCLAIAVVLFFGWLLKINANEWLAVSLISVIVLALEAVNTAIESVVDLVSPEYHPLAGRAKDVAAGAVLIAAIGALIIAAIIVWPRLAHLIAG from the coding sequence ATGCTTCAGGCGCTTTGGAAATTTATTTGTGGCTTTGGTTATGCCTTTCGCGGCATTTGGATCTTAATTCGCAGCCAACGCAACGCTCAAATACATTGTTTGGCCATCGCGGTGGTGCTTTTTTTTGGCTGGTTGTTGAAGATCAACGCCAATGAATGGCTAGCAGTAAGCTTAATTAGCGTGATAGTCTTGGCGTTAGAAGCGGTGAACACCGCAATCGAAAGCGTTGTCGATTTAGTTTCGCCTGAATACCATCCGCTCGCTGGCCGCGCCAAAGATGTCGCAGCAGGCGCAGTGTTGATCGCGGCAATCGGGGCGTTAATTATTGCCGCGATCATCGTTTGGCCACGTTTAGCGCACTTGATAGCTGGTTGA